In Clarias gariepinus isolate MV-2021 ecotype Netherlands chromosome 9, CGAR_prim_01v2, whole genome shotgun sequence, a single window of DNA contains:
- the LOC128530411 gene encoding beta-2-microglobulin-like, which translates to MNVLLSFIVLAVFSTISFAKESPPKIKVYSQNPVVFGKENILVCHLLGFYPQDIHVNLLENGEEIPGAVQSELGINSVGMFHLSKNASITPERKSQFACHVRHMQNEKTVIWEPVV; encoded by the exons ATGAATGTGCTACTTTCTTTCATCGTGCTTGCGGTTTTCAGCACAATTTCTTTTGCTAAGGAGT CTCCACCAAAAATCAAAGTGTACAGCCAGAACCCTGTTGTGTTTGGTAAGGAAAACATACTGGTCTGCCACTTGCTTGGCTTCTACCCCCAAGACATTCACGTCAATCTGCTGGAGAATGGCGAGGAGATTCCAGGTGCTGTGCAGTCCGAGCTGGGAATTAATTCAGTCGGGATGTTTCACCTGTCCAAGAACGCCAGTATTACCCCGGAAAGAAAAAGCCAATTCGCCTGCCATGTCAGACACATGCAGAATGAGAAGACAGTCATCTGGG agCCAGTCGTGTAA